A single region of the Cucumis melo cultivar AY chromosome 3, USDA_Cmelo_AY_1.0, whole genome shotgun sequence genome encodes:
- the LOC103485709 gene encoding LEAF RUST 10 DISEASE-RESISTANCE LOCUS RECEPTOR-LIKE PROTEIN KINASE-like 1.4 isoform X4 → MQTLESNPSEDNLIKALETGFELHWRIDNSLCYQCQDSGGQCGSKPSLGEFTCYCLDGAFKTTCGSTPSDDSKKSKKEKVKPLIIGVSIGGACLVAIIIGCCIFLCFRKKKKQYPSGSVSKEAGPSPHVSDPISNKDLPPAPLLNSFQSQSIPSYPSSKSDIETPTTTNHGIRVFNYAELETATNNFDRSRELGDGGFGTVYYGKLVDGREVAVKRLYEHNCKRVEQFMNEVNILAHLQHDNLVKLYGCTSRYSQGLLLVYEYIPNGTVADHLHGSRVKLGLLSWPIRLRIAIETANALMYLHHSEIIHRDVKTTNILLDNNFTVKVADFGLSRLFPTDVTHVSTAPQGTPGYVDPEYYQCYQLTTKSDVYSFGVVLIELISSLRAVDTDRNRHDINLSNMAVSKIRSGALDELVDPKLGFNENHEVRSATTSVAELAFLCLQQERDLRPTMDEVVKVLRKIENDKSSSEMAKVVDVRVIGDDIELIKKAPPSFSPNSVIANNWVGSSTTTDSL, encoded by the exons ATGCAAACTCTAGAGAGCAATCCAAGTGAGGATAATCTAATAAAAGCTCTCGAAACTGGATTTGAGTTGCATTGGAGGATAGACAATAGCTTGTGTTACCAGTGTCAAGACTCGGGTGGCCAGTGTGGTTCGAAACCAAGTTTGGGTGAATTCACTTGCTATTGTTTGGATGGAGCCTTTAAAACCACTTGTGGATCAACACCTTCAG ACGACTCAAAGAAgtccaaaaaggaaaaagtgaAACCCCTTATAATTG GTGTTTCAATTGGAGGAGCATGTTTGGTTGCAATAATTATAGGATGCTGCATCTTTCTTTGTTTTCGGAAAAAGAAGAAGCAATATCCAAGTGGATCTGTAAGCAAAGAAGCTGGGCCTTCTCCTCATGTTTCTGATCCTATTTCAAACAAAGATTTGCCTCCTGCTCCTCTTTTGAACTCCTTTCAAAGTCAGAGCATTCCTTCTTATCCCTCTTCCAAATCCGATATTGAAACACCTACCACCACCAACCATGGCATTCGAGTATTCAATTATGCTGAACTCGAAACAGCTACCAATAATTTTGACCGTTCTCGAGAGCTTGGCGATGGAGGATTTGGCACTGTTTACTATG GGAAGCTTGTTGATGGGCGTGAAGTTGCTGTGAAGCGTCTATATGAACATAACTGCAAACGAGTGGAACAGTTCATGAATGAGGTGAACATCCTTGCTCATTTACAACACGATAACCTTGTCAAACTCTATGGCTGCACGTCCAGATATAGCCAAGGCCTTCTCCTTGTCTATGAATACATTCCCAATGGAACCGTAGCCGACCATCTCCACGGATCACGGGTGAAATTGGGTTTGCTCAGTTGGCCAATTCGGTTGCGGATCGCCATCGAAACAGCGAATGCACTCATGTACCTCCACCATTCAGAAATCATCCATCGCGATGTCAAAACCACTAACATTCTCCTTGACAACAACTTCACTGTCAAAGTGGCTGATTTTGGCCTTTCAAGGTTGTTCCCTACCGATGTAACTCATGTGTCCACTGCCCCACAAGGCACACCAGGCTATGTTGATCCTGAGTACTACCAATGTTATCAACTCACAACTAAGAGCGATGTATATAGTTTTGGAGTTGTTTTGATTGAGCTTATATCTTCGTTAAGAGCAGTCGACACAGATAGGAATCGACATGATATCAACTTAAGCAATATGGCAGTCAGTAAAATACGAAGTGGAGCATTGGATGAATTGGTCGATCCAAAGCTCGGTTTCAATGAGAATCATGAAGTGAGGAGTGCAACAACATCAGTTGCAGAGTTGGCTTTTCTCTGTCTTCAACAGGAAAGGGACTTGAGGCCTACAATGGATGAAGTCGTGAAGGTACTAAGAAAGATTGAGAATGACAAATCCAGTTCCGAGATGGCTAAAGTTGTCGATGTAAGAGTCATTGGAGATGATATTGAGCTCATAAAGAAAGCACCACCCTCATTTTCGCCAAATTCTGTCATAGCTAACAACTGGGTTGGCAGCTCAACCACCACAGATTCCTTGTGA
- the LOC103485709 gene encoding LEAF RUST 10 DISEASE-RESISTANCE LOCUS RECEPTOR-LIKE PROTEIN KINASE-like 1.2 isoform X2 encodes MPPSPSKALLLVLTFIATVLIQPLIILCDDDEEEKYLNCNSSLNCFRYSNLGYPFWGPNRPDYCGHPSFKLTCEDGVEIEIESIAYRVLEIDTNTQALTVARIENNTCPRYLKDSTFDSNIFYYSSNTQPLKLLYDCSSLPAKLPGRFSCNINSTDYVNLIVTQDTNSDSLNNVRCNHGVDVAISQSEMQTLESNPSEDNLIKALETGFELHWRIDNSLCYQCQDSGGQCGSKPSLGEFTCYCLDGAFKTTCGSTPSDDSKKSKKEKVKPLIIGVSIGGACLVAIIIGCCIFLCFRKKKKQYPSGSVSKEAGPSPHVSDPISNKDLPPAPLLNSFQSQSIPSYPSSKSDIETPTTTNHGIRVFNYAELETATNNFDRSRELGDGGFGTVYYGKLVDGREVAVKRLYEHNCKRVEQFMNEVNILAHLQHDNLVKLYGCTSRYSQGLLLVYEYIPNGTVADHLHGSRVKLGLLSWPIRLRIAIETANALMYLHHSEIIHRDVKTTNILLDNNFTVKVADFGLSRLFPTDVTHVSTAPQGTPGYVDPEYYQCYQLTTKSDVYSFGVVLIELISSLRAVDTDRNRHDINLSNMAVSKIRSGALDELVDPKLGFNENHEVRSATTSVAELAFLCLQQERDLRPTMDEVVKVLRKIENDKSSSEMAKVVDVRVIGDDIELIKKAPPSFSPNSVIANNWVGSSTTTDSL; translated from the exons ATGCCTCCCAGTCCCTCCAAAGCCTTGCTTCTAGTTTTGACATTCATAGCAACAGTTCTAATCCAACCACTGATTATTTTATGTGATGATGATGAGGAGGAGAAATATTTGAACTGCAACTCATCATTGAACTGCTTCAGATATTCAAATCTCGGTTATCCTTTTTGGGGTCCGAATCGGCCTGATTACTGCGGCCATCCAAGTTTTAAGTTGACCTGTGAAGATGGTGTAGAAATCGAGATCGAGTCCATCGCCTACCGAGTTCTCGAGATTGACACCAACACACAGGCTCTGACGGTAGCTAGAATAGAGAACAATACTTGTCCACGGTACTTGAAAGACAGCACGTTTGACTCGAACATCTTCTACTACAGCTCAAACACTCAACCTCTAAAGCTACTGTATGACTGTTCATCCTTGCCGGCTAAGCTTCCTGGAAGGTTTAGTTGCAATATAAACAGTACAGATTATGTTAACCTCATCGTAACACAGGATACCAATAGTGATAGCTTAAACAACGTGAGATGTAACCATGGTGTTGATGTTGCAATCTCTCAATCAGAGATGCAAACTCTAGAGAGCAATCCAAGTGAGGATAATCTAATAAAAGCTCTCGAAACTGGATTTGAGTTGCATTGGAGGATAGACAATAGCTTGTGTTACCAGTGTCAAGACTCGGGTGGCCAGTGTGGTTCGAAACCAAGTTTGGGTGAATTCACTTGCTATTGTTTGGATGGAGCCTTTAAAACCACTTGTGGATCAACACCTTCAG ACGACTCAAAGAAgtccaaaaaggaaaaagtgaAACCCCTTATAATTG GTGTTTCAATTGGAGGAGCATGTTTGGTTGCAATAATTATAGGATGCTGCATCTTTCTTTGTTTTCGGAAAAAGAAGAAGCAATATCCAAGTGGATCTGTAAGCAAAGAAGCTGGGCCTTCTCCTCATGTTTCTGATCCTATTTCAAACAAAGATTTGCCTCCTGCTCCTCTTTTGAACTCCTTTCAAAGTCAGAGCATTCCTTCTTATCCCTCTTCCAAATCCGATATTGAAACACCTACCACCACCAACCATGGCATTCGAGTATTCAATTATGCTGAACTCGAAACAGCTACCAATAATTTTGACCGTTCTCGAGAGCTTGGCGATGGAGGATTTGGCACTGTTTACTATG GGAAGCTTGTTGATGGGCGTGAAGTTGCTGTGAAGCGTCTATATGAACATAACTGCAAACGAGTGGAACAGTTCATGAATGAGGTGAACATCCTTGCTCATTTACAACACGATAACCTTGTCAAACTCTATGGCTGCACGTCCAGATATAGCCAAGGCCTTCTCCTTGTCTATGAATACATTCCCAATGGAACCGTAGCCGACCATCTCCACGGATCACGGGTGAAATTGGGTTTGCTCAGTTGGCCAATTCGGTTGCGGATCGCCATCGAAACAGCGAATGCACTCATGTACCTCCACCATTCAGAAATCATCCATCGCGATGTCAAAACCACTAACATTCTCCTTGACAACAACTTCACTGTCAAAGTGGCTGATTTTGGCCTTTCAAGGTTGTTCCCTACCGATGTAACTCATGTGTCCACTGCCCCACAAGGCACACCAGGCTATGTTGATCCTGAGTACTACCAATGTTATCAACTCACAACTAAGAGCGATGTATATAGTTTTGGAGTTGTTTTGATTGAGCTTATATCTTCGTTAAGAGCAGTCGACACAGATAGGAATCGACATGATATCAACTTAAGCAATATGGCAGTCAGTAAAATACGAAGTGGAGCATTGGATGAATTGGTCGATCCAAAGCTCGGTTTCAATGAGAATCATGAAGTGAGGAGTGCAACAACATCAGTTGCAGAGTTGGCTTTTCTCTGTCTTCAACAGGAAAGGGACTTGAGGCCTACAATGGATGAAGTCGTGAAGGTACTAAGAAAGATTGAGAATGACAAATCCAGTTCCGAGATGGCTAAAGTTGTCGATGTAAGAGTCATTGGAGATGATATTGAGCTCATAAAGAAAGCACCACCCTCATTTTCGCCAAATTCTGTCATAGCTAACAACTGGGTTGGCAGCTCAACCACCACAGATTCCTTGTGA